Genomic DNA from Bacteroidota bacterium:
CAAAAACTGGTCTGAATTGGCTAACAGCTGGAGAACCACAGGAGATATAAATGACAGTTGGAAGAGTTTGTCTAAAATAGGATTTAATCAGGATAAATGGGCTTCTTTTAACGGGCCGGGCCATTTTAATGACCCTGATATGTTGGTGGTTGGATATGTAGGTTGGGGACCGAAATTACACTGCACCAAACTTACAGTTGATGAGCAATATACACATATCAGCCTTTGGTGCTTATTGTCGGCACCCCTTTTAATTGGTTGCGACCTTGCCAAACTGGATGATTTTACAATCAGTCTGCTAACCAATGATGAGGTGCTTGATATTGACCAGGATCCTCTGGGAAAACAAGCCGTACTGGTTGCTCAACAGGGTGATCTTGATGTTTATTCCAAGCCTTTGGAAGATGGATCTATTGCGGTTGGCTTGTTTAACAAAGGTACTGATAAGGCCGTTGTTTCTGCTAAATGGTCAGACCTGAAGATTTCAGGAAAACAAATTGTCCGTGATTTGTGGAGGCAGAAAAATCTGGGAACATTCAATAATAAATTTGAAGCAGAAGTTGCACCACATGGAGTCTTACTGGTTAAAATCAAACCATCCAGGTCCTAACCTTAAAAACAAAAAAACAGGTGCAGGCCACCTGTTTTTTTGTTTTCTGAAATAATGTTAATTATTATTTAGGACTGGTTCTGAACTATTTTCTAAGAAAAGCTGTAGCACACCATAAAACAGGTGCCTGTCCATGCAAATCCCCTGTATTCCTTTTGCGGTTTAAATAATACTGACGGTCATTCTTCTGGTTGGTACCTTCACATACCTCTCTAATTTCATTGTTATCATTGATATAACCGACCAGTGCAAGCCAGGCTTTCCGGACAGCAGGACTATATTTGTTTTTGTCGAGCCATCCATACTTTACCCCGTTGATCATCGCATAGGTAAACATACCGGTTCCCGATGTTTCTGGCCAGGATTGGGGATCATCAAGCAGTTGACGCCACATACCTTCTTGGGATTGATATTTTAACAGTGTGGCCATCATTGCCTGATAACCTTTCATAATCCGTTTGCGGTAAATATTATCTTTTGGAAGCAAACGAAGCAAATCAGCCATTCCGACTGCTACCCATCCATTACCTCTGCCCCAGTAAAATGGCGTTTTGGGTGCATGATAGAAAAGTCCATTGGGACGTTGCAATGAATCCAGGTACATGGCCATTTCCTTTGCCGCACGGTCAATGTATTTTTTGTCTCCGGTGGCCCGGTATGCCTGGCACTGAATGGAAGTAATCATAAACATGTCATCAATCCATAAACGGGTTTGCCAGGTATATCCATGTTGAACAAAATCTTCCGCATTCTTTGTCAGGTGCTGACTTTCAGGTTTTTCCCATTGCTTGTCTGCAAATTTT
This window encodes:
- a CDS encoding glycoside hydrolase family 88 protein, giving the protein EIGKRVAEHFLIPPNQNPGKKTPLKKITYPEVCTWYGALTFAKESNDKELAQNLAKRFEPFWGVKDSLIPHPVHVDYTVFGIVPLEIYIQNKDKRCLELGLKFADKQWEKPESQHLTKNAEDFVQHGYTWQTRLWIDDMFMITSIQCQAYRATGDKKYIDRAAKEMAMYLDSLQRPNGLFYHAPKTPFYWGRGNGWVAVGMADLLRLLPKDNIYRKRIMKGYQAMMATLLKYQSQEGMWRQLLDDPQSWPETSGTGMFTYAMINGVKYGWLDKNKYSPAVRKAWLALVGYINDNNEIREVCEGTNQKNDRQYYLNRKRNTGDLHGQAPVLWCATAFLRK